One genomic window of Micromonospora sp. WMMD1128 includes the following:
- a CDS encoding BTAD domain-containing putative transcriptional regulator: MGKALQVTLLGPVSAVVDGAGSDLGSPRQRALFATLAARPNQRVRRDDLIDGVWGLDAPLTVTNSIYTYVNRLRRLLEPHRPHRAPSQVLLSEGSSYVLRLDPTQVDSCSFIQHVERARQLRAAGDADRAVTELSQGLALWRGVALDGTHGPFVEAERARLDELRLAVLEDRAEMLLELGRQMEAVGELVPLVRLHPLRERLRHLLVLSYARLGSRAEALAEIRDLRETLSTELGLDPPAAMRRLQEQILRGEVHATDAGGSGPASDADTGRPGHVGSGSPAPPARPSAGTPAALPMNPAQLPRDVPGFLGRHCEIAGLYKSVCEAEAEGAPPVILIGGPPGVGKSTLAVHFAHQIADRYPDGQLHLDLRGFAREPEPMSSAEALGHLLAGLGVEPDLPSDVDRRAGLYRSLMAGRRMILLIDNARWIEQVRPLLPPSRSCLVLVTSRNRLSGLTARDGARRVNLDPMCDDDLLGLIRCVIGGGTVEDRSVLRTVVAACGRLPLAVRIAAERISTARLPAEAFAEASTPGELLDVLETPGDPQSCMREVLHWSYRALSAEAAAMFDALGRHGGSAFDLETAAALSRTSVRQAWWAVGALVDSNLVEQRDWDRYEINPLIHAYAVERAGADQG, from the coding sequence GTGGGAAAGGCATTGCAGGTCACCCTGCTCGGACCCGTCTCGGCCGTCGTCGACGGCGCCGGCTCCGACCTCGGATCGCCGCGCCAGCGCGCGTTGTTCGCGACGCTCGCCGCCCGCCCCAACCAGCGGGTCCGACGCGACGACCTGATCGACGGGGTGTGGGGCCTCGACGCGCCGCTCACGGTCACCAACAGCATCTACACCTACGTCAACCGGCTGCGCCGACTCCTCGAACCGCACCGCCCGCACCGCGCGCCGTCGCAGGTGCTGCTCTCCGAGGGGTCCAGTTACGTGCTGCGCCTGGACCCGACCCAGGTCGACTCCTGCTCGTTCATCCAGCACGTCGAGCGGGCCCGGCAGTTACGCGCGGCCGGCGACGCGGACCGGGCCGTCACGGAGCTGTCCCAGGGCCTGGCCCTGTGGCGCGGGGTCGCCCTCGACGGCACCCACGGCCCGTTCGTCGAGGCCGAACGCGCCCGGCTCGACGAGCTGCGGCTGGCCGTGCTCGAGGACCGGGCCGAGATGCTGCTGGAGCTGGGGCGGCAGATGGAGGCGGTCGGTGAACTGGTCCCGCTGGTCCGCCTGCACCCGCTGCGGGAGCGCCTGCGGCACCTGCTCGTGCTCAGCTACGCCCGGCTCGGCAGCCGGGCCGAGGCCCTCGCCGAGATCCGGGACCTGCGCGAGACGTTGAGCACCGAGCTGGGCCTCGACCCGCCGGCGGCGATGCGGCGTCTCCAGGAGCAGATCCTGCGCGGTGAGGTCCACGCCACCGATGCCGGTGGCTCCGGGCCGGCCTCCGACGCGGACACCGGTCGGCCCGGCCACGTCGGGTCGGGCTCGCCGGCGCCGCCCGCGCGGCCGTCGGCGGGCACTCCCGCGGCGCTGCCGATGAACCCCGCCCAACTGCCGCGCGACGTCCCGGGCTTCCTCGGCCGGCACTGCGAGATCGCCGGCCTCTACAAGTCGGTGTGCGAGGCGGAGGCGGAGGGCGCGCCACCGGTGATCCTCATCGGCGGCCCACCCGGCGTCGGCAAGTCGACCCTGGCGGTCCACTTCGCCCACCAGATCGCCGACCGGTACCCCGACGGGCAGCTCCACCTCGACCTGCGCGGCTTCGCTCGCGAGCCCGAGCCGATGTCGTCGGCGGAGGCGCTCGGTCACCTGCTGGCCGGGCTCGGCGTCGAGCCCGACCTGCCCTCGGACGTGGACCGGCGGGCCGGCCTCTACCGCAGCCTGATGGCCGGTCGGCGGATGATCCTGCTGATCGACAACGCACGCTGGATCGAGCAGGTCCGGCCGCTGCTACCGCCCAGCCGGTCCTGCCTGGTGCTGGTGACCAGCCGCAACCGGCTGTCCGGGCTGACCGCCCGGGACGGCGCCCGCCGGGTGAACCTCGACCCCATGTGCGACGACGACCTGCTCGGCCTCATCCGCTGCGTCATCGGCGGCGGGACGGTCGAGGACCGGTCGGTGCTGCGCACGGTGGTGGCCGCCTGCGGTCGACTGCCGCTGGCGGTGCGGATCGCCGCCGAGCGGATCAGCACCGCCCGGCTGCCGGCCGAGGCGTTCGCCGAGGCCAGCACGCCCGGTGAGCTGCTGGACGTGCTGGAGACGCCGGGCGACCCCCAGTCGTGCATGCGGGAGGTGCTGCACTGGTCGTACCGGGCGCTGTCCGCCGAGGCCGCCGCGATGTTCGACGCGCTGGGACGCCACGGGGGGTCGGCCTTCGACCTCGAGACGGCCGCCGCGCTGTCCCGCACCTCCGTCCGACAGGCGTGGTGGGCCGTCGGCGCCCTCGTCGACAGCAACCTGGTCGAGCAGCGGGACTGGGACCGCTACGAGATCAACCCGCTGATCCACGCGTACGCGGTGGAGCGCGCCGGCGCCGACCAGGGCTGA
- a CDS encoding 4'-phosphopantetheinyl transferase superfamily protein, which yields MSERPGPGMHANGEVPGAGRSAAGPGLVASLLPAGICVVEETSQDIVDVPLFPQEQAVIRNVVRRRREEFTTVRVCARRALARLGISPVPVLPGPDGAPTWPPGVVGSITHCRGHRACAVALDSEVAAVGIDAEPNQVLPYDMLEAISLPSERAAIRRLPVTTPAVHWDRLLFSAKEAIYKVWFPLTGRGLDFAQAEVALRADGGFTARLLVDGARVGSRPMVGLAGRWRATDSVLATGIVVPAVGSPRPHG from the coding sequence GTGAGTGAGCGGCCCGGCCCGGGGATGCACGCGAACGGGGAAGTTCCCGGCGCCGGTCGGTCCGCCGCCGGGCCGGGGCTGGTCGCGAGCCTGCTGCCGGCCGGGATCTGCGTGGTCGAGGAGACGTCGCAGGACATCGTCGACGTCCCGCTGTTCCCGCAGGAGCAGGCGGTGATCCGCAACGTCGTGCGGCGGCGCCGGGAGGAGTTCACCACGGTACGGGTGTGCGCGCGGCGGGCCCTGGCCCGGCTCGGCATCTCCCCGGTGCCGGTGCTGCCGGGCCCGGACGGCGCGCCGACATGGCCGCCGGGCGTCGTGGGCAGCATCACCCACTGCCGGGGCCACCGTGCCTGCGCGGTGGCGCTGGACAGCGAGGTCGCCGCGGTGGGCATCGACGCCGAGCCGAACCAGGTCCTGCCCTACGACATGCTGGAGGCGATCTCGCTGCCGTCGGAACGGGCGGCGATCCGCCGGCTGCCGGTCACCACCCCGGCCGTGCACTGGGACCGGTTGCTGTTCAGCGCCAAGGAGGCGATCTACAAGGTCTGGTTCCCGCTGACCGGCCGCGGGCTCGACTTCGCCCAGGCCGAGGTGGCGCTACGCGCCGACGGCGGGTTCACCGCCCGGCTGCTCGTCGACGGGGCCCGGGTCGGTTCCCGGCCGATGGTGGGACTCGCCGGCCGCTGGCGGGCGACGGACTCCGTCCTCGCGACCGGCATCGTCGTCCCCGCCGTCGGGTCACCGCGGCCACACGGGTGA
- a CDS encoding ornithine carbamoyltransferase: MRGRHLISLRDLTDEQLAELVRRSVDFATGRRDPTGALRGRVVGVLFTKTSTRTRTAFTAGALRLGAQVVTYGPGDLQLNTGETMADTARVLGGMLDAVVARTAGPEAELRTLSRHLGTVINAMSAQEHPTQALADLSTMRARFGDLTGLRVLYVGEGNNTASALALALPRLGLDLELRTPPGYGLPPALVDEARALGARSGGRIRQRHDMAALPAGADVVYTTRWQTTGTTKPDPQWRRVFAPFAVDAALMARFPDAVFLHDLPAHRGEEVAAEVLDGPASLAFEQARHKLHSAMAALHWTLGE, encoded by the coding sequence GTGCGCGGGCGCCACCTGATCTCGCTGCGGGACCTGACCGACGAGCAGCTCGCCGAGCTGGTACGGCGCAGCGTCGACTTCGCCACCGGTCGTCGGGATCCGACCGGGGCGTTGCGCGGGCGGGTCGTCGGTGTGCTGTTCACCAAGACGTCCACCCGCACCCGCACGGCGTTCACGGCGGGCGCCCTGCGGCTGGGCGCGCAGGTGGTCACGTACGGGCCGGGTGACCTCCAGCTCAACACCGGCGAGACGATGGCCGACACCGCGCGGGTGCTGGGCGGGATGCTCGACGCGGTGGTGGCGCGCACCGCCGGCCCGGAGGCCGAGCTGCGTACCCTGTCCCGGCACCTCGGCACGGTGATCAACGCGATGAGCGCGCAGGAGCACCCCACCCAGGCGTTGGCCGACCTCAGCACGATGCGGGCGCGCTTCGGCGACCTGACCGGGCTGCGGGTGCTCTACGTCGGTGAGGGCAACAACACGGCGTCCGCGCTGGCGCTCGCCCTGCCCCGGCTCGGGCTCGACCTGGAGCTGCGTACCCCGCCGGGGTACGGCCTGCCGCCCGCGCTCGTCGACGAGGCGCGGGCGCTCGGCGCCCGGTCCGGGGGACGGATCCGGCAGCGGCACGACATGGCGGCGCTGCCGGCGGGGGCCGACGTGGTCTACACCACCCGGTGGCAGACGACCGGCACCACGAAGCCGGACCCGCAGTGGCGTCGCGTGTTCGCGCCGTTCGCCGTGGACGCGGCGCTGATGGCGCGCTTCCCCGACGCGGTGTTCCTGCACGACCTGCCGGCGCACCGGGGCGAGGAGGTCGCCGCCGAGGTCCTCGACGGTCCGGCCAGCCTGGCGTTCGAGCAGGCCCGACACAAGCTGCACAGCGCCATGGCGGCGCTGCACTGGACGCTCGGTGAGTGA
- a CDS encoding non-ribosomal peptide synthetase — protein MSAEAIRPPQGAGARLLRDRLRARASDPKPDGDRLPDVVAVPRDGVLPLSFAQRRLWVLDRIRPGGADYVVPIALRLDGDLSRIDLGDALRRLVARHEILRTRYVEGADGEPVQRIDPPGPVPLEFVDLGGAPESALDSLLEAEALRPFDLANGPVLRARLIRSGPRTHVLAVLLHHIAIDGWSCDLLVRDLAALCAGADPQPPALQYADFAAWQRAHPADPDGVAYWTRQLRDLPAPELPTDRPRPAVWDDTGGTVRFDVPADLARRAGVVAREHRATPFMLHLAVLWTLLARCTGQNDFAVSTPIAGRTRRQTHDLIGHFVNMLVLRADLAGDPTFAELLDRARSTAIDAYSHQDVPFEQIVDALAVDRDLATHPLTGVNLTLQNNEPARFEAAGVTGELVPVRSRRAKFDLGWTLEERPDGSFGGEVTYPYALFDEPTIHRMTRIYRRLLEAAVADPGRPVGALPMLDGPALAEVVRPPAGAAPAGPCLHERFGEQARRCGDAVALTAGEDRLTYRELDERANRLAHRLRGAGVGREHLVGVCLPRGLDLVVAVLGVLKAGAAYLPLDPDHPQERLGFLLRDADAHVLVTDRALATRAPTEPDDEVIVLDDPAEAARIAALPGDPPPVPAHPDDLAYVIYTSGSTGQPKGVQVTHGNVVRLLTGTEPEYRFGPDDVWALFHSYAFDVSVWEIWGALLHGGRLVVVPYQVSRSPWELADLLAAERVTVLNQTQSAFRSLIQLAERGEGDLDRLCLRLVILAGEAVDVESLRPWWQRFGDETPRLVNMYGITETTVHSTYRALTVADLDRRRSPIGRPLTDLTVHLLDDRLQPVPLGVPGEICVGGPGVTRGYLNRPALTARRYVPDPFGAPGARLYRSGDKARMMPGGELEFLGRFDDQVKIRGFRVELGEVEACLGAHPDLKAAVVTVQETGPGEHRLVGYLVPRTDTVTVPQVRAHLSQRLPAYMVPAVLTVLPELPLTVNGKVDRRALPAPDEARPEQRQEYRPPATAAEMALAGLWAQVLGVDLVGVRDNFFALGGDSIRAVRLVGLLRDRGFGYSVQDLFRHQSIAELLAGGPGQHAAERVGTPPFALLDPDDRARVPAGVVDAYPMARAQAGMVYELLADPENRPYQNVTSYLVRDTGDFDPAALRAAVDGAVAAHEILRTSFDLAGFAEPVQLVHRAATPECAHHDLRGMPADEQRAHLDRFRRRERVRVFDLGRAPLIRVHAHRVTDQRWYLSLTECHAILDGWSHNSLVSELLAGYRAHRAGHPPPAPEATTVRFADFVAQERHSVTDPADRGFWAGRLAGVERLTIPAAWGDPAATGTCAVHVPYRDVEAGLRELAKRAGASLKSVLLAAHLTVWRQATGTTAFHGALVSNGRTEAQGGDLVRGMFLNPVPVVAPPATGSWRDLVRAVFAEEVALWPHRRYPLAEMQRLFGAGGRLHEVAFNYLDFHVLDRVTVDTEASTDVSPNEFPFAVSTLGGALVMMAQAARIDRRHCDLLAGMYRAALTAMATDPDGPATRVLLPAETRARLLSAGAGPRTPVTVRGLHQLVAEQAGERPYAVAVRTADDRLTYRDLHRRARTWAARLRAAGVRPGDRVGVCLPREPELLAAIAGIAAAGAAWVPVDRRDPLPRVTAVLADADVRAVVAGPEHVGRHGGRPVLTPDPDERGDDGAPLRQPHPDDVAYVVHTSGSTGRPMGVVATHGALADRAAAMRRNLRLSAADVVLGVVPVSTDVAQLALAVTLGCGGQLVLASEDDARDPVSLADLLRRTGATVMQASPTTWRMLLESGWTPPAGFRVLSGGEAVDAGLVGRLAADGAEVWDNYGPSEATVFCFGSRLSGPDAPVWTPAANTTVHLLDDDLTPVLPGVPGQIFVGGDGLAQGYLGRPRATAGAFLPDPYAATPGARLYATGDIGRWDRDGRVVVLGRRDHQVKIRGFRIELGEVEHVLLTQPGVRGAVVHPVTGGDGNRRLAAYLVLDAGGTAAEVRRRAGAVLPDHMVPATFTVLPAFPRLPNGKIDRGSLPAPAPDETAPALPYRAPRGPVEQAIAATWADLLDRDRVGRDDDFFAIGGHSLLMLRVIARLRRADGIDLSFRDFLTHRTVRGIATAAGAPDRSPASALLWLRRDGAGTPLFCLHPGGGSAHWYRELAAVAEQPVAAFEWPGLHDGTVAATDVPAIAGRYLDELRAARPSGPYHLLGWCASSGIAWEMARRLRADGERVRLILLDPVNDDAAADREAHRARVGARLARLRDAERVCAAVAGEGADPARRADLLATIRELVDDADAWVDDADLGDVWAHRLRAWRHLLQARLDYRFPTYAGSVDVLLSDEVAAGDHESALDLRPAEYVRRWRGAAAGDVRVHRVAGDHLGVLRPPRVAALAAVLAAVTGETTTDGGRK, from the coding sequence ATGAGTGCTGAGGCGATCCGCCCGCCGCAGGGAGCCGGCGCCCGGCTGCTGCGGGACCGGCTGCGGGCCCGCGCGTCCGACCCGAAGCCCGACGGTGACCGGCTGCCCGACGTGGTCGCGGTCCCCCGCGACGGTGTGCTGCCGCTGTCCTTCGCCCAGCGCCGGCTCTGGGTGCTCGACCGGATCCGTCCCGGCGGCGCCGACTACGTGGTGCCGATCGCGCTGCGCCTGGACGGGGACCTCTCCCGGATCGACCTCGGGGACGCGCTGCGCCGCCTCGTCGCCCGGCACGAGATCCTGCGGACCCGCTACGTCGAGGGCGCGGACGGCGAGCCGGTGCAGCGCATCGACCCGCCCGGCCCGGTGCCGTTGGAGTTCGTCGACCTCGGCGGCGCGCCGGAGTCCGCGCTGGACTCGTTGCTCGAGGCCGAGGCGCTGCGGCCGTTCGACCTGGCGAACGGTCCGGTCCTGCGGGCCCGGCTGATCCGCTCCGGGCCGCGTACGCACGTGCTCGCCGTCCTGCTGCACCACATCGCGATCGACGGCTGGTCCTGCGACCTGCTGGTCCGCGACCTCGCCGCGCTGTGCGCCGGCGCGGACCCGCAGCCGCCCGCGTTGCAGTACGCCGACTTCGCCGCCTGGCAGCGCGCGCACCCCGCCGACCCGGACGGCGTCGCCTACTGGACCCGGCAGCTCCGCGACCTGCCGGCGCCGGAGCTGCCCACCGACCGTCCCCGCCCGGCGGTGTGGGACGACACCGGCGGCACGGTGCGCTTCGACGTCCCGGCCGACCTGGCCCGCCGGGCGGGGGTCGTCGCCCGCGAGCACCGGGCCACCCCCTTCATGCTCCACCTGGCGGTGCTCTGGACGCTGCTGGCCCGCTGCACCGGGCAGAACGACTTCGCGGTGAGCACCCCGATCGCCGGCCGCACCCGCCGGCAGACGCACGACCTGATCGGTCACTTCGTCAACATGCTCGTGCTGCGCGCCGACCTGGCCGGCGACCCGACCTTCGCCGAGCTGCTCGACCGGGCCCGGAGCACCGCGATCGACGCCTACAGCCACCAGGACGTGCCGTTCGAGCAGATCGTCGACGCCCTCGCCGTCGACCGCGACCTGGCCACCCATCCGCTGACCGGGGTCAACCTGACGTTGCAGAACAACGAGCCGGCCCGGTTCGAGGCCGCCGGCGTCACCGGCGAACTGGTCCCGGTCCGGTCCCGGCGCGCCAAGTTCGACCTGGGCTGGACGCTTGAGGAGCGCCCGGACGGCTCGTTCGGCGGCGAGGTGACCTACCCGTACGCGTTGTTCGACGAGCCGACCATCCACCGGATGACCCGGATCTACCGGCGGCTGCTGGAGGCGGCGGTCGCCGACCCGGGCCGCCCAGTCGGCGCCCTGCCGATGCTCGACGGCCCGGCGCTGGCCGAGGTGGTCCGGCCGCCGGCGGGCGCCGCGCCGGCCGGACCGTGCCTGCACGAACGCTTCGGCGAGCAGGCCCGCCGCTGCGGCGACGCGGTCGCGCTGACCGCGGGCGAAGACCGGCTGACCTACCGCGAGCTGGACGAACGCGCCAACCGGCTGGCCCACCGGCTGCGCGGGGCCGGCGTCGGGCGGGAGCACCTGGTGGGCGTCTGCCTGCCCCGCGGCCTCGACCTGGTGGTGGCCGTGCTCGGCGTGCTCAAGGCCGGCGCCGCCTACCTGCCGCTGGACCCGGACCACCCGCAGGAGCGGCTGGGCTTCCTGCTGCGCGACGCGGACGCGCACGTCCTCGTCACCGACCGCGCCCTGGCCACCCGGGCGCCGACCGAACCGGACGACGAGGTGATCGTCCTCGACGACCCCGCCGAGGCGGCCCGGATCGCCGCGCTGCCGGGCGACCCGCCGCCGGTGCCGGCCCACCCCGACGACCTGGCCTACGTCATCTACACCTCCGGGTCGACCGGGCAGCCCAAGGGGGTGCAGGTCACGCACGGCAACGTGGTGCGGCTGCTGACCGGCACCGAGCCCGAGTACCGGTTCGGGCCGGACGACGTGTGGGCGCTGTTCCACTCGTACGCGTTCGACGTCTCGGTCTGGGAGATCTGGGGCGCCCTGCTGCACGGCGGCCGGCTCGTGGTGGTGCCGTACCAGGTCTCCCGGTCGCCGTGGGAACTTGCCGACCTGCTCGCCGCCGAGCGGGTCACCGTGCTCAACCAGACCCAGTCGGCGTTCCGCTCCCTGATCCAGCTCGCCGAGCGGGGCGAGGGCGACCTGGACCGGCTCTGCCTGCGTCTGGTGATCCTCGCCGGCGAGGCCGTCGACGTGGAGTCCCTGCGCCCCTGGTGGCAGCGGTTCGGCGACGAGACGCCCCGACTGGTCAACATGTACGGCATCACCGAGACCACGGTGCACAGCACCTACCGCGCCCTGACCGTCGCCGACCTCGACCGGCGGCGCAGCCCGATCGGGCGTCCCCTCACCGACCTGACCGTCCACCTCCTGGACGACCGGTTGCAGCCGGTGCCGCTCGGCGTGCCCGGGGAGATCTGCGTCGGCGGGCCGGGGGTCACCCGTGGCTACCTCAACCGGCCGGCGTTGACCGCCCGGCGGTACGTGCCGGACCCGTTCGGCGCGCCCGGCGCCCGCCTGTACCGCTCCGGCGACAAGGCGCGCATGATGCCCGGCGGTGAGCTGGAGTTCCTCGGCCGGTTCGACGACCAGGTGAAGATCCGCGGCTTCCGGGTCGAGCTCGGTGAGGTCGAGGCGTGCCTGGGCGCGCACCCCGACCTGAAGGCGGCGGTGGTCACCGTCCAGGAGACCGGCCCGGGCGAGCACCGGCTGGTCGGCTACCTGGTGCCGCGCACCGACACCGTGACCGTGCCGCAGGTGCGGGCCCACCTGTCCCAGCGGCTGCCCGCCTACATGGTGCCGGCGGTGTTGACGGTGCTGCCGGAGCTGCCGCTGACCGTCAACGGCAAGGTCGACCGGCGGGCCCTGCCGGCGCCGGACGAGGCCCGCCCGGAGCAGCGGCAGGAGTACCGGCCGCCGGCCACCGCCGCGGAGATGGCGCTGGCCGGGCTGTGGGCCCAGGTCCTGGGCGTCGACCTGGTCGGGGTCCGGGACAACTTCTTCGCCCTCGGCGGCGACTCCATCCGGGCGGTACGCCTCGTCGGCCTGCTGCGGGACCGGGGCTTCGGCTACTCGGTGCAGGACCTGTTCCGCCACCAGAGCATCGCCGAGCTGCTCGCCGGCGGGCCCGGCCAGCACGCCGCCGAGCGGGTGGGCACCCCGCCGTTCGCGCTGCTCGACCCGGACGACCGGGCCCGGGTGCCGGCGGGCGTCGTCGACGCGTACCCGATGGCGCGGGCCCAGGCCGGCATGGTCTACGAGCTGCTGGCCGACCCGGAGAACCGGCCCTACCAGAACGTCACCAGCTACCTGGTGCGCGACACCGGCGACTTCGACCCGGCGGCGCTGCGGGCGGCCGTCGACGGCGCGGTGGCCGCGCACGAGATCCTGCGCACCTCGTTCGACCTGGCCGGTTTCGCCGAGCCGGTGCAACTTGTGCACCGGGCCGCGACGCCCGAGTGCGCCCACCACGACCTGCGCGGGATGCCGGCCGACGAGCAGCGGGCCCACCTGGACCGGTTCCGCCGCCGGGAACGGGTCCGGGTCTTCGACCTCGGCCGGGCGCCGCTGATCCGGGTGCACGCGCACCGGGTCACCGACCAGCGGTGGTACCTGTCGCTCACCGAGTGCCACGCCATCCTCGACGGGTGGAGCCACAACTCCCTGGTCTCGGAGCTGCTGGCGGGCTACCGGGCGCACCGGGCGGGGCATCCGCCGCCCGCGCCCGAGGCGACCACCGTCCGGTTCGCCGACTTCGTCGCCCAGGAACGGCACAGCGTCACCGACCCGGCCGACCGGGGTTTCTGGGCCGGACGGCTGGCCGGCGTGGAACGGCTCACCATCCCGGCGGCCTGGGGCGACCCGGCCGCGACCGGGACGTGCGCGGTGCACGTGCCCTACCGGGACGTCGAGGCGGGCCTGCGCGAGCTGGCGAAGCGGGCCGGCGCCTCGCTCAAGAGCGTGCTGCTCGCCGCGCACCTCACGGTGTGGCGGCAGGCCACCGGCACGACCGCGTTCCACGGCGCGTTGGTGAGCAACGGCCGCACCGAGGCGCAGGGCGGCGACCTGGTCCGGGGGATGTTCCTCAACCCGGTGCCCGTGGTGGCGCCGCCGGCCACCGGCAGCTGGCGGGACCTGGTCCGGGCGGTCTTCGCCGAGGAGGTGGCGCTCTGGCCGCACCGCCGCTATCCGCTCGCCGAGATGCAGCGGCTCTTCGGCGCCGGCGGCCGGTTGCACGAGGTCGCGTTCAACTACCTCGACTTCCACGTGCTGGACCGGGTCACGGTGGACACCGAGGCGAGCACCGACGTCAGCCCCAACGAGTTCCCCTTCGCCGTGTCCACGCTGGGCGGGGCGCTGGTCATGATGGCCCAGGCCGCGCGGATCGACAGGCGGCACTGCGACCTGCTGGCCGGCATGTACCGGGCGGCGCTGACCGCCATGGCGACCGACCCGGACGGCCCGGCCACCCGGGTCCTGCTGCCGGCGGAGACGCGGGCGCGGCTGCTGTCGGCCGGCGCCGGGCCGAGGACGCCGGTCACCGTCCGCGGCCTCCACCAGCTCGTCGCCGAGCAGGCCGGCGAGCGGCCGTACGCCGTCGCGGTGCGCACCGCCGACGACCGGCTGACCTACCGCGACCTGCACCGCCGGGCCCGGACGTGGGCGGCGCGGCTGCGGGCCGCCGGGGTACGCCCCGGTGACCGGGTCGGCGTCTGCCTGCCCCGGGAACCGGAACTGCTGGCGGCGATCGCCGGCATCGCCGCGGCCGGCGCCGCCTGGGTGCCGGTCGACCGTCGCGATCCCCTGCCCCGGGTCACCGCCGTCCTGGCCGACGCCGACGTCCGGGCGGTCGTCGCCGGGCCGGAGCACGTCGGCCGGCACGGCGGGCGGCCGGTCCTGACGCCCGACCCGGACGAGCGCGGCGACGACGGCGCGCCGCTCCGGCAGCCGCACCCGGACGACGTGGCGTACGTGGTGCACACCTCCGGCTCCACCGGCCGGCCGATGGGCGTGGTGGCGACCCATGGCGCGCTCGCCGACCGGGCCGCCGCGATGCGCCGCAACCTGCGGCTGAGCGCCGCCGACGTGGTACTCGGGGTGGTGCCCGTCTCCACTGACGTGGCGCAGCTCGCGCTCGCCGTCACACTCGGCTGCGGCGGTCAGCTCGTGCTCGCCAGCGAGGACGACGCCCGCGACCCGGTGTCCCTGGCCGACCTGCTGCGCCGCACCGGGGCCACCGTCATGCAGGCGTCCCCGACGACGTGGCGGATGCTGCTGGAGTCGGGCTGGACCCCGCCGGCCGGGTTCCGGGTGCTCTCCGGCGGGGAGGCCGTCGACGCCGGGCTGGTCGGCCGGCTGGCCGCCGACGGCGCCGAGGTCTGGGACAACTACGGCCCGAGCGAGGCGACCGTCTTCTGCTTCGGCTCCCGCCTCTCCGGCCCCGACGCGCCGGTGTGGACGCCGGCCGCGAACACCACAGTCCACCTGCTCGACGACGACCTCACGCCGGTGCTGCCCGGGGTGCCGGGGCAGATCTTCGTCGGCGGCGACGGGTTGGCGCAGGGCTACCTCGGCCGGCCCCGGGCCACCGCCGGCGCGTTCCTGCCCGACCCGTACGCCGCGACGCCCGGCGCGCGGCTCTACGCCACCGGCGACATCGGCCGGTGGGACCGGGACGGCCGGGTCGTGGTGCTCGGCCGGCGCGACCACCAGGTGAAGATCCGCGGCTTCCGGATCGAGCTGGGCGAGGTCGAGCACGTCCTGCTGACCCAGCCGGGGGTGCGCGGCGCGGTGGTGCACCCGGTGACCGGCGGCGACGGCAACCGGCGGCTCGCCGCGTACCTGGTCCTGGACGCCGGGGGCACGGCCGCGGAGGTGCGGCGGCGCGCGGGCGCCGTGCTGCCGGACCACATGGTGCCGGCCACGTTCACCGTGCTGCCGGCGTTCCCGCGCCTTCCCAACGGCAAGATCGACCGGGGTTCCCTGCCGGCGCCGGCGCCGGACGAGACCGCGCCGGCCCTCCCCTACCGCGCGCCCCGCGGACCGGTGGAGCAGGCCATCGCCGCGACCTGGGCCGACCTGCTCGACCGGGACCGGGTCGGCCGCGACGACGACTTCTTCGCCATCGGCGGTCACTCGCTGCTGATGCTGCGGGTCATCGCGCGGCTGCGCCGGGCCGACGGGATCGACCTGAGCTTCCGGGACTTCCTGACCCACCGCACCGTACGCGGCATCGCGACCGCCGCCGGCGCCCCGGACCGGTCGCCCGCCTCGGCGCTGCTGTGGCTCCGCCGCGACGGCGCGGGGACGCCGCTGTTCTGCCTGCACCCCGGCGGTGGCAGCGCGCACTGGTACCGGGAGCTGGCCGCGGTCGCCGAGCAGCCGGTCGCCGCGTTCGAGTGGCCCGGGCTGCACGACGGCACGGTGGCGGCCACGGACGTCCCGGCCATCGCCGGGCGTTACCTCGACGAGCTGCGGGCGGCCCGCCCGAGCGGGCCCTACCACCTGCTCGGCTGGTGCGCCTCCAGCGGGATCGCCTGGGAGATGGCCCGCCGGCTGCGCGCCGACGGCGAGCGGGTCCGGCTGATCCTGCTGGATCCGGTGAACGACGACGCGGCGGCGGACCGGGAGGCGCACCGGGCCCGGGTCGGCGCGCGGCTCGCCCGGCTGCGCGACGCCGAGCGGGTCTGCGCTGCCGTGGCCGGCGAGGGCGCCGACCCGGCCCGCCGGGCGGACCTCCTGGCCACCATCCGGGAGCTCGTCGACGACGCCGACGCCTGGGTCGACGACGCCGACCTGGGCGACGTGTGGGCCCACCGCCTGCGGGCCTGGCGGCACCTGCTCCAGGCCCGGCTCGACTACCGCTTCCCGACCTACGCCGGCAGCGTCGACGTGCTGCTCAGCGACGAGGTGGCGGCCGGGGACCACGAGTCGGCGCTGGACCTGCGGCCGGCGGAGTACGTGCGGCGGTGGCGCGGGGCCGCCGCCGGGGACGTCCGGGTGCACCGGGTCGCCGGCGACCACCTGGGGGTGCTGCGACCGCCGCGGGTCGCCGCGTTGGCGGCGGTGCTTGCCGCCGTGACCGGGGAGACGACGACCGACGGGGGACGGAAGTGA